One Aquarana catesbeiana isolate 2022-GZ linkage group LG06, ASM4218655v1, whole genome shotgun sequence genomic region harbors:
- the LOC141147444 gene encoding olfactory receptor 5B12-like — MGNQTILKELFLSGLSDLPALQLPLFLTFLLIYLLTLIWNFLIIVLIVTDSHLHVPMYFFLGNLAGLDLGCSSLTIPRMLFDLHSRKRRITLPACTTQVFFFTFCATSEVFLLAVMSYDRYTAICQPLHYMQIMRWEVCVQLVSIVCCLSLTNSLVHTLNTFHLTFCGSDIIESFFCDLPQLLQISCSDIYINVLLLFIFGGSITIVSLALTFLSYVYIFKTVLKIKVKGGRSKVFSTCTPHLTVMCIFYGSVFFNYFQLNESHRFAGNKVVSVFYTVILPLLNPLIYSLRNQDIRKAFQDGLKKILPNTA; from the coding sequence ATGGGAAATCAGACAATTTTGAAGGAATTATTTCTCTCCGGACTATCTGACcttcctgctctccagctccctcttTTTCTCACCTTCCTTCTCATCTACCTTCTGACATTAATCTGGAATTTTCTGATCATTGTCCTCATAGTCACCGACTCTCACCTCCATGTTCCTATGTATTTCTTCCTTGGGAACCTGGCTGGTTTGGACCTTGGTTGTTCCTCATTAACCATTCCACGAATGTTATTTGACCTTCACAGCAGAAAAAGAAGGATTACCTTACCAGCTTGTACAACCCAAGTCTTCTTCTTCACTTTCTGTGCCACTTCTGAGGTTTTTCTGTTGGCTGTCATGTCCTATGATCGATATACCGCCATTTGTCAGCCGTTACATTACATGCAGATCATGCGTTGGGAAGTGTGTGTACAGTTGGTGTCCATCGTGTGTTGTCTCAGTTTGACCAATTCCCTGGTTCACACGCTTAACACCTTCCACTTAACGTTTTGTGGATCGGATATTATAGAAAGCTTCTTCTGTGACCTTCCCCAGTTGCTTCAGATTTCCTGCAGTGACATCTACATCAACGTTCTTCTGCTCTTTATTTTTGGTGGCTCCATTACTATTGTCTCTCTAGCACTGACCTTCCTGTCCTATGTCTATATCTTCAAAACGGTCCTAAAAATTAAAGTCAAGGGTGGTAGGAGTAAAGTCTTCTCTACGTGTACCCCTCATCTCACAGTGATGTGTATATTTTACGGTTctgtgttttttaattattttcagcTGAACGAAAGCCATCGGTTTGCCGGTAACAAAGTGGTGTCCGTGTTTTACACCGTGATCCTTCCACTCCTCAACCCTCTGATTTACAGTCTGAGGAACCAGGATATCAGAAAAGCATTCCAAGATGGTTTAAAGAAGATCCTCCCCAATACAGCATAA